The sequence AGAGGAGGGCAGGTGGGGACAGCCCGGCTCCCTGCTGATCCCCATCCTGTGCCCGCAGTCATGTCGGAGGCAGGCAGCGAGACCCTGGAGGACGAGTGGCAGTCCATCTCGGAGATCGCCACCACGTGCAACACCATCCTGGAGTCGCTGTCTCGGGAGGGTGAGGCCACCAGGCACTGGGGGTAGGAGCCTGGCTGAGACTTTCTCCCTTTACCCACCTGCCCACACAGCCCCTCTGTCCCCACAGGACACCCTGTCCCAGAGAGCGGAGACCCCAAGGGAACCTCAAAACCTGATGCTGAGTAAGTTTCTCACCTGATACTGCCCATGCTGTGCCTGTGTGATCACCATTTGTGCCTGTCCTTTGGGGTTAAGCATTGCCCCAGGGCTCCACTTGACATACGCCTAAGCCTAAGAAGACAGGTTGGGCTCCTCCCACCCAGGTGGGGCTGGGATGCTGCTTCTGCCCCTGGGGCTGAGTCCTGACCTCCATGTCCCCAGGCCAGAGCCAGGGAGCCTGTCAGAGAAGGTCTCTCACCTGGAGTCCATGCTCAGGAAGCTGCAGGAGGACCTGCAGAAGGtgaggggctgggctgggcagcgGTGGGAGCCAGGGCTGCCCCTTGGAAGGGGCTGACTGCTCTGactcctgccccacccccaggagAAGGCTGACAAGGCAGCCCTGGAGGAGGAGGTGCGGAGCCTGCGGCACAACAACCGGCGGCTGCAGGCCGAGTCGGAGAGCGCAGCCACCCGCCTGCTCATGGCCTCCAAGCAGCTGGGCGCACCCGCCACCGACCTGACCTGACGTGGGTCCAGCTCAGAGCTGTCCAGGCCCTGGCAGGCACCTGGGCCACACCGGGCCCTCGGCCCTCCTCAGGAACTTTCTCCCTGTGCGGAGGATGTGTTTAGCACTGCCCCCACTCCCTGGTCCGTTATCTGGTGGCAAATTTGCCCCCATCCTGCCCCTGTTTGTAAATACTCTTCAAAGACAAGGGGACTTAGGGAGTAAAGTAGCCACTGCCATTTGTATGTGTCTGGGGGTGCAACTGTTCATGACATGAAGAGGGATGGGGCTTTGCTCCCAGGGGCCCCAGCCTGGCTCCCAGGACCAGTTTGAAGGGCAAGCCCTGGGGGCACTGGTGTAGGGTTGGGTTGGCACTCACTGCAGGGGTCTCTGAAGCTAGGCCACCTTTGGCTTTTCTCTGACAAACATTCATTTGTTTCTTCTGGGAAGGAAGGAGCTACCCCCCACACCTGCCTTGCTTAGTCTTCAGAGCCAGGCCCAGCCACACCCCTGTCCTGGGACCACACCTCGTGTGCTGGGATCAGGGGCAGAGGGTGCACCTgcagggcaggggagggcagAGCTTAGGGGTCAAGGAGAGCCTGACCATGCCCCCTTGGAAGGCCCTGTCCTCTTGCAAGGCCCTGTGCTCCAGGCAGGACCTATGTCTTCTTTCTGTGCTCACTCGGCCTGGCACCCCCTTGACCAGCCACCCAGATCCTGCGAGTACCACAGGCCCAGTCCCAGAGGTGGTAGCTTCTCTGTCCTAGCTTAGCCACCTAGGGGGTATCTCCATGCCCCCAAGGAAGTCAGCCCTTGACCCAGTTATTACCAGCCCACCACCCCTCTGCTCCTTCCCAGGCAGGGCCTTTCCCATGAGTAGCATCAGGAGGTTCAAGCTTGGACTTTGTCCAAACTGTTTATTTTCTGggcctgaggcccagagagggcactGACTTGCCCACCATCCATGCCTAGTCCAGCCCCTTCCGCAGGCTGGCTGAGGCTCTGGCAGGACGAGCTAGGCTCTGAGAAACAGAATGCTGGAGAATCAGGAAGACTTCATAAAGGAGGTGACGTTAGGGCTGAGTTTTGAAAGGTGAAGAGGAAGTGTACCTAGTGTAGGACCAGTCTGGGGACCTGCTGGACTGGAGTCACGGTGCATGGGAGAACCCAGGGTCCAAGAGGCTGGAGCTGGATCAGAAAGGACTTTAGGGACCCTAGTGtagcagtggaaaccctggtggcgtaatggtaaAGTGCTAccgtgctaccgctgctaaccagggccggcagttcaaatccaccaggcgctccttgaaaactccatggggcagttctgctctgtcctatagggttgctatgagtcgattccaactggaCGGCCCTGGGTTCGGTTTTTTCGGTTTAGAGTAGCAGTGTCCTAGCTTGCTGTTGAGGCAGTGTGGCAGGCTCTGGTCATACTCTCTGGGTAGCTGCAGAAAACTGGGGTCTGGCCATGTGATTGACAGATGTCCAAAGAGAGAGTGCTGGGGTGAGATTCAGGTTTGAGAGCCCTTTGGCTGCAGGAAAGGCAGGGAGGTCATGGAGGCTGCAGCCGCAGCCGTGGTGGGAGTGGTGGTGACTGAAACTTGGGCATAGAATGCACACGGGGAAAATGGGCCGACTTGCCAGAGTATGGTGAAGGATCAGACACCAGGGACTAGGGGAGAGGTGGCCTCCACACTGGTGGCCAGGTTTCTGGCTGGAACCCTGAGACGGAGGAGGAGGGGCCGGCTGAGGACGGCTGAGGTCATTTGGAGCAGGGTGAATTTGGGAGGGAGGCAGAGTGGAGCTGCCTGGTGGGCCGGGCCAGGGACAAGAATTTGGGACTGGTAAACCACGAGCAGGATGAGCTCAGGGAGTGTGGGAAGGGCTTCCGGGGGTCATGGGAGGTTACTGCAGGACGCGAGGACAGCCAAAAGAGCGAGACTCCGTCTGGGCTGGAGAACTGGGCTCACTCGGTCCCCTCTAGACCCCCAGGGTTGGGCGTGGCGTCGACGGGGGGCCCTGGCCTGGCCCCACCTCAAGCGCTGCCAGGCAGGGTTGCCGAGGCCTAACCTCGTGCCACCAGCTCGGGTGCCGCACATCATGTGGATGTCCAGCGTGGCCTCGCCCGGAGTGGCCCCGACCCAGGGAGCGAGATCGCTGTAGCGCGCGACTCCCGTGAGCGTTCCTGTCCCCAGTACTCGGCCGCCGCTGGCATCTTCCTCGCAGGCCCCGTCCACCTGAGTCTGCACCCAGAGTGCTCTCCCAGAGGACTCGCTGTATTTTGCAAAGCATCCTGCCTTCACCCTCCCGCCACGGTGCGAAGCCCGGAACATACAAGCCATCAGTCTCAGGACCGCTTTTCTGTTCTGAAACGCGTCTGGGCGCCCGGGCTCAGAACGTTGTCACTACGCATGCGCGCCAGAGAAGCCGCTGTCCGCCCCTCCAAGGCCTTGCCCTGACCCTGCTTTAGTGCGCGTGCGCCAGACGAAACCGGAAGTAGGCCCTGCTCTCGCTCCGTGGGCTGTGGCCTGGTTTTTGTTCAGGCCTCACGGGGTGCGTTTGAGAATCCTTCGCTCCTTCCAGAGCAGTGCATCAAAGCTCATGGCGGGGCGGGCGTAGACCTTTCCTGGCATGTCCCCTTACCCCGAAAAGGCCAACTCTCCACAGGCCACCCAGGAAATTAAGTCCAAACCTCTGAGCCCTGCGTTTTTTCTCTTTCACAGCCTGGCCCCAGCGAACCTTTGCAGGCAGTCTCTTACCCTGCTCACCTCCCAACGCCAGCTAGCCCCTCTGCTTAAGGCCTGGAGCTAATGTATGCAGCCCCTGTGAAGTCGGCTAAAACGACTCCATCCCGTCAGGGTCAGGTGCGGGGAGTGCTGGGTCTCACTGCCACAGGACTGGGACCCCACCTCCGCTGCCTGCTTTCCTCCACTGCAAGGTAACTAGGGGTTTCCAAGCACCCTCAGACCGCAAGCTCCCCATGAGTGTGCATATCCATCTATCTTTCACCATCGTGTGACACAACCAGCAAAGGGTATGCGCTGTGTTTGCAGAAAGAAGGCGAAGCTCTGGTCAGCTTGGCAGCGAATTTATTAGTTCAGAGTAGAAAGAGCAAGAGTCCAACTGCTTTGATTTTTCAGTATAAACTGTGCCTCTTGACTGGAGAGCCATCAGCCTGCCCTCCCCCATCCTCCAAACCACTTGCCCTACCATTAAGGCACTTGAGGAAACGGGGAATGAGGGCATCTCAGCCCAAACCCCCTCTGGATCCTGGAGAGGGCCAGTGCTGTCCCATCAGTTCCCTTTAGCCACAATTGAGCAAGGAAAGGGCTGGCAGGAAGGCCAGGGCCTCAGACGCTGGTGTTAGGGACAAGGACAATGCTAGCGCCACAGAGGAGCTGGTGCAGGGCATTGTTTTGGCTAAAGGAGTAAATGAAATCCATGGTTTGAGGAAGACACCTGATAAGACGACTTTGTAGCCCTAAAGGCCATAGCTCCAGTCTGCCCTTCTCTCTAGGGGAGTACTAGATGCgggagggtggggatggggcCCCCAGAGTTCTCtacagagagaagggagcagaacaTCAGGACAGGAAAAGAGTTTGAGTCCTTCCAGCTCCCCTTTCTCCAGAGAAGTTAATGCTTCTGCTTAAGCACCTCCaaaaagagagacagatagatactgctgataaaagaataaaatgtgtTCCCCCAAGACATCGCCCAAAGGAATTGGGGGCAGTAGGAACATGCACCCCGGAATCCATTAAGTGCCTTTGGAAGGGTTCAGTCCCCTGCAGCCGCAGTGCTCCAGGCAGGGCACTGTCACCGCCCCCCCACTGCCTTAGGAGCTGATCTGACTTAGCAGGGCTGAGAAGTCCATGTCTGCGATGGAGGAGAAGTCTTCATCCCCTGAGAGGAGGCCGTTCGCAAGCCCTGAGGCACCCAGGGGGGCGGGAACTGGGTCAGGGGCCCTCTGGGACCCTGTCACCAGGCGGGTTATAGCCTCAGGGTACTCCATCAGCATGGGCTCGGCTGCATGGGGGGCCATAGACACACCCTGGTTAAGCAGCTGCTGAAACTCGGAGTTGTCGACAGATGCCAGGTCTGTGAACACAGCTGGGTCTGTGCTGTGGCCGAGCAGGGCACCCAGATCTTCATCAGCATCAAACTGCAGCTGTAGCAGGGCCTCTGTCAGTGTCCCTTCCCCGGCCTGGGCGGTCTTGGGGGCTGGTGGGCCCACAGCCTGAGCAGGGCTTGGGGCTAGGACTGGGCCAGGGGTTGGGGCCTGGGCTAGAGCTGATGCCATGGCTGGGGCAGGAGCTGGCGCCGGGGCCAGAGCTGATGCCATGGCTGGGGTGGAAGCTGGCGCCGGGGCCAGAGTTGATGCCATGGCTGGGGCAGGAGCTGGTGCCGGGGCTAggactggggctggggcctggcttGGGATCTGCCCAGAAGAAAAGATCATGGGGGGGAATTCCTCAAAGTTGATGGTGCTGAGGGATGGCGTAAAGGGGTAGGGCTGGGGGGCTGGAGGAGAGAGACAAAGAAGTGGGGTCAGAGAAAGCCCAAGAGACCCACCCCTGGACCCCAGCCCCTCTTCACAGTGCTCAGGATGAACCCACCCTGTGAAGTCACTGCCAACGCCCTAGCTCCTTCCTCTTACCCAACCTGACCTAGCCTGTAGGGTCCAGTTCTAGCCTCACCTCCTCCTCGGAGCCCTCCCTGACTACTCCAGCCCACAGAACTCTCCTTTCACATTTTAAAACGCTTCCAGCTCTTAGAGGGAAGGATACTTTCTGAGACCAACCTCCTCATTTAACAGCTGGAAAACCAAGTCCCCAGGGGGAATGAGCCCAGTGGGTACCAGGTTAGTCTTCTTTGAGCCACACAGCAGCATATACAATTTACCCCTTTCGAGGTGACTTTTTTTGTTTGCCTGATTCAGGTGAGAGCTGAGAGCAGAGACtgccattttttatttctatccAATCACTGCTTGGTTCTCAGACGTTTTGTGCATCAGCCTCCCCGGGAAGCTGCTAGTTCCTGGGCCGCAGTTCCAAAGGCTCTGGTTCAGTAGGTCTCCAgcagggcccaggaatctgcaccTTCTCCGCACCCCAGATGACTCTCAGAGGTAATCTAGGCCTCATCTCATCCTCTGAGAAAATGGGCCCCACGTTCCTGGCTACCTCCCTCCAAGAGGTGTCGACACCATGGGCTGACCAGATCCGAACTAGCAAACTAGCAGTCCCGGGGGGGCAAAAGGAAGCCTTACCTGGCTTGGGGATGGAAGCTGAGCTGCGGGAGGGCACAGCGATGCGTCGGGCTGGAGGCCGGGGGTCCGTGGGTCCTGCAGGGCAAGGTCTGGGTCAGCTCTCAATGCCCTGCGCCCCCTGCCCTGCCTGCTCCCCCTCTTTCGGGCTCTCCCACCTCCGCCTCTCACCATTGAAAGGACTCTTCTTCATGATGCTCCTGAAGGTCTCGTATGTCCTCTTGCGTTTCTCCTCAATCCGGTGACGATCATCTGGGAGAGTGACAGGGAAAAGTGGGTCTCGCTCTCCTCTGAAGCCCCTCAGGAGGAAGGTGACGGGCAGAGCTTTCCTCAGACCCTCTCCCAACCTCTGCAGGTAATGACAAGGCCACTGGGACACTTGGCAGGTCTGAAAGCCTTTGGCTTTCTCAAAAAGCCTCTGCTGCCTGAATTTATCCATCCAAAGGCCACACGGGTGACTCGAGGTAACAGGGCCATGCTCTGGGGGACAggggactcatggagaccctagcCTCCAGCTCCTTACACCTGTACTGCCATGTCTTAGCGCATCTCCAGCCTCAAGCCAGGCTGGCCCTGATCTGTCTATACTCTGGGGCAGCTGCGGTACGACTGGTTTGCTTAAAAATTCAACAGACTCTTAATCCTGTCTTTGATGGTTTGATAGTTTGGGGCTTTCAGAACTGTCTAACAACCTCAGCTCTTGGATAACCCCAGAGTACCCCAATCCATCAGTCCAAAGCCAACCTCaaatcatctcccctccaaaacCTGGTTTTCTCCTCCTGGGTTCCCTCACCCTCCATCTGCTGCCTCCAAAGCTAGAAACCTTGAAGTCATACTtagtgtctctctttctctcattggTCCTGCTCACTAACTCGACACGTATCTACCAAGCACCCACTATGCTCCAGGCTCCATCCTAGCCACTGGGGACAGAGCCATGAGTATGCACGCAAGGTTCCTGCCGTCAAAGCGCTGGTATCCTTGTGGTAGAAACAGAACACAGCCACACGCACAAACGAGATCTCAAGATGTGCGAGGAGGTCTGAGGAAGGTAAACAGGGTTCTAGCAGCACCGAAAGGGAGGCAGAGGGAGCCAGTTTAGAGGTGGTCGGGGGAGGACTGGTGTGGGCCAGCATGTGAAACCCTGGGGCCACGCGTATCAAGCAGAGGGAGCTGCTCCTGTGCAGGTCCTGAGGTGTGACTGAGCTCGGTGTGTGTTACACACAAAAAGGCCAGTGGGGCTGGAGAGGGGAACCAAGGAGGAAAGTGCAGGAGACGCTACCATTCCCACTGCGAGGCTCACACTGCCTCTTCTCTTCCTGGTGTGACTGGTCTGATTCAAAAGACTTACTTCTGCCTCTGATGATTTGATAATTTACTTCGGGGCTTTCAGAACTACCAACTTCAGCTCTTGGATAACCCTGCCACTGCAACGTCTTCCAAAACCGCCGTCCCACCTCAAGTCTCTCCCTCTTGGACCCTAGGACACACTGCCTCCAGAGAGAGCTTCCAGATCTGGTCACAAACCTCGATGGCTCCCCGCTGTCTTTGGGTGAAACCCTGGGGAATGCCTTGAGCTTACCATTCAAGGCCTCCTCTGCCTGGCCTGCGCACTGCCTAACGTCCCCTCCCACCACAACGTTGCACTTCCCACCACCCTTGCCTTTCCAGATGCTGGCCCACCTGCCTGACAATGCTCCTATGTGTCCTCCTCCAAATCCAATGTCACCTCCTCTGTGCACCCTCCCCAACTCTGCCTCTGTGCTCCCATAACACTCAGCACACACCGCCCTCGGTTTTGTATGTCATCTTGCAACTTCAGGATCTGTTTTGCATGTCTGTCTTCCTCATTTGACTGGGCTTCCAAAGGGCAGGCCTCATGTCTTACTCATCTTTACATTCACAATACCTGGCATGAGCCCTTGGCACCCAGTGGTTATTTGTGGAATGAACccatggctattttttttttttttttgctaccctGCCATCCGAGCCCTATTAGACTGCTCCCAGAGTACGCATCGCCCCCGGGCTGGAGGACGGGCTGTGGATGAAGATCCTTCTGGCTGTTCCTACTGCGCTCAGACGCCTGACCACCTGACCCAGCCCCGGCAGTGTGGGAGAGACGCACAACATGACGACTGTACCCAGGAGCCAGATGGCCGGGTTCAAATGCTGGCCTTGCTAATAGTCGGtacgtgaccttggacaagtcaacCTCGTGTGTCTCAACTTCCTTACCTCTAAACTACCACAAAAGGCTACTGAGAGAGTAAGAGCAGGTAGTTCACTGAAGTGCTTGGAATAGGACCAAGCAGGTAGGAAGAGTTCCATACGTCTTGGCTGTTGCTGTTATTACTATTAAACGAGGCAAAAACTAGATATGATGTACATCCCAAATCTGACTCTACTTCTGTCTCCCAGCTACAGCTTTGGATACCCAGTCCtggccactctctctctctgggctgCCCTTCCCAGCTGGCTACCTGTGTCTGGCAGGTACTGAAATTCCATAGGCTCGCTGAGCTCCCGATCGGAAGGCCGCCGCAGCTGCATGGAGACGCGCACGGGAGCCTGCAGGCTGGGATCTGCATAGGGTGGTGTCCGGAACACGATGGCCACTTGCCGGTGCACATCGGCTTGTGAGAAGGAGCCTCGGGCCTCCCAGCCTGGTCCCGTGAAACACACTTCAATGTCCTCTGCAGGAGACGGGGCAGCAGTGAGAGACAGCATGCTTGAAACCCCTGACAGTCCCCCAAATGCTGATGCTTGCTCCGGAGATATATCAACTTGGTAGCCCTGAGACTCCCAAGGTTTTGTAGGGGGTTTAGAGCCAGTTCTGTGATGCTTGCCATCTCTGCCCCACGTTTCCCCCACCTCCTGCTCCAAAgagcccagccctgccccctgGTGTGTACCTTTCTGCACCTTGTCACACAGCAAGAAGATCTCATCCCCGCCAAGGCAGCTCCCAGAGTTTCGGTTCACTCGGCAGATCTTGAGCTCAGCAGTATTAGGGGCACCTGAAGGGGGTGGTAAGGAAGGAAGCCTTGAACCACCAGAGGTCCCGGGGGCTGGCCTGTAGGAGCCACTGCCGCCCTGCTCAGCCCACAGGCAAGGGCTTGcccacagcttcctgaccaagtCAGACCATCCCCACTGGCTCCTCACCCCAGCCAGGCCAGAAACTGTCCACCAGCACCTACCACGTGCCCAGCACCACTGTGGATGCTCAGACACAACAAGGCACAGAACCTCAACATCTCTGCCCTCACGGAGCTCACGGCCCAGGGGGAACTAATCTGATCGCACCTCTTCCTCCACCTGACACGGGTAATGTTTGAGGCCCAGTTCACACCCACCTTGGCAGCAATGCCCACTTTGACCCCCAGCTCAGGAAGAGGGCAAGGCATGTAGGAAGAGCTCAGTAAGTCTGAGTGACTGTTATTATCAAATAAGGCAAAAAACAAGTACCACCCGTGGGGGCCCAGGGGCCTCTAGTTTCATCCATCCTGCTACACACTTAATTAAAAATGCTGTCAACCACTGTCAGTCCAGCTCATTGTTGAGATGACTCTCTGACATCATTTTGTTCCTGAAGTCCAGTTCCTGGTGTCACTGGCTCAGTTCTGGGCACACAACGCCTAGCCTGTTTTCATACAGGGTGGTAGCAGACCCTGGCCTTCCTTGACCACCCTCTCATCACATGACATTGAAATACCCATCCCCCACTGACTCCCTGCTAGCCTGGCAACTCTGGGTCCCCTTTGCCTGGTCTCCCCGCCAGCACAGAGCTGGGCACAGAGAAAACAGTGAACCTGCTAGATGATGAAGTGAAGCCAGAGAACCTCTCCCAGGCCACAGCCCCCggcttccccttcccctccccaagCTAACCCCTCTTCCCTTCCTATGGCTCCCTGGCCACTCACGGTTGTCAAAGATGGGATGAGAGAGGACAGGCGGCAGGCGGAGGGGCCTGCCTGACGGGTCGCGCACCGTCACCTGGAAGCAGAGCCGCACAGCATTCAGGTCGTAGTCCCCACGCTGCTCCTCTATGGGGACTGCAAGAGAGCCAGATGGACAGGCGGTCAGGAGAGTGGGGGCAGGGGCACAGGCAGGGAGCGCTGGGCTGGGAAGGCTGATTGAGAACATGGGAAACAATAGACGGCATcctcaaaaaggaaaaagacaagatTCTAGACCCATCACAGACTCCACCTATGACCCTGGACGTCGTGTCCTGTCTGGGACTGTTTCCTCAGTGGTAAGTGGGAGTCTGTACTGAATGAGAATcctgtctgtgctgtgattcttgGTCAATGAGGAAGACACAGGAAAGGTGGCCTCAGGAGGGTGACAGAGATGAGGGTGTACCAGGCAGGCCAGGCCTTCGCCCCCCAACCTCTCACCTTGGAAGGGGTTGTTGTTGGTCTGGATGCGCTGACTGATGGCCTGCTCCAGGTCCCGCTTCTTTACACACTGGATCCCCAGGTTCTGGAAGCTGAGGCCTCCGGGCGTCAGTATGCTGTCTCCAGCAGAGCCTGGGCCCTCCTGCCTTGCCCAATttgcccttcctccctccctctccatccCCTATCATCGCCCTCTGCTTAACCATCCCAGTGGCTCCCCACTGGGCTGCAATGAAACCCCGATTCCTGACCCTGGCTGAGAAGCGCTGGATGACCAGGCCCTTGCCAGCTTCCTCCAGCCCCATGGGCTTTTTTTCTGCTCCtaagcagctgattttttttaagacgCTAAACTCATTCCCAGTTCTGAGCCTTTGTATTTGTTCTTTCCGCTTGGAACATCCTTTCCCTGCTTCTCTATTTCTCACCATAGAAGTCGTAGCTGAGCAAGGGCTTCCCGGAGCTTCCAATCCAAAGCAATGACCCCCTGCCCTGGGTTATTCTCCTAATCTACTGTTGTTATGTTGTCGtatgccgtcgaattgattccgactcctagtgaccatacagaacagagtagaactacctcatggggttttctaggctgtacatctttacgggggcagattgccaggtttttctcccatggagcggctggtaggttcaaaccacacaCCATTCAGttggcagttgagcgcttaaccattgcaccaccagggcgccttcctATCTACTAGCCGGTTTTATTTTCATCACTGAAATGATTACACTCCACCATTCTCTCATTTACTTTCCCGTATATTTACTTGGCCCAGCACTGTGAGGtagtcagctccaagggagacTGCTGGCTTGGTTTTCTTTCTTGGCACAAGAGATGGGGCACTGACGGACTCACCGTTCCAACCACAGTGCAGGGGTCCAGAGGTGATTAAGGCCCCATCCCTGCCCCAAGGAGCTCACATCTGCTAGAGAGGGGGGTCCATGAACAGATCGTTCCAAGACTAGGGAAGTCTGTTTGTAAAGCTGGGCCCAGGACAAGGGGTGAGGAACTCTGCCCTGTGGCCAGAAAGGAGTAACACTGTAACAGCTTGTGACTGCCCTGCCTCCTGTCCCGCAGCCCACCCCAGGCCTGTGGGGGGCTCACACGTGGATGCAGCTGCCCTGCCTCCTGTGCCTAGCCCCACCTCCTGTCCTGCCAGCCCACCCTGGGCCTGTGGGGAGCTCACCTGTGGATACAGCGGTCTGGGCAGAGCTCAGCCTCATAGAAGCCATCTCGACAGTCCTTCCCCACGAGCTCATGTGGGTGAGGCCGGTGAGGGGGGTCCTTGGTGACGAGGGAGATGCGAACTGTCCCTGGCCCTGTGTAGCCATTGATCTGTCCAAAGTACAGAGAACACCCTAG comes from Elephas maximus indicus isolate mEleMax1 chromosome 7, mEleMax1 primary haplotype, whole genome shotgun sequence and encodes:
- the RELA gene encoding transcription factor p65, encoding MEDLFPLIFPSEPAQATGPYVEIIEQPKQRGMRFRYKCEGRSAGSIPGERSTDTTKTHPTIKINGYTGPGTVRISLVTKDPPHRPHPHELVGKDCRDGFYEAELCPDRCIHSFQNLGIQCVKKRDLEQAISQRIQTNNNPFQVPIEEQRGDYDLNAVRLCFQVTVRDPSGRPLRLPPVLSHPIFDNRAPNTAELKICRVNRNSGSCLGGDEIFLLCDKVQKEDIEVCFTGPGWEARGSFSQADVHRQVAIVFRTPPYADPSLQAPVRVSMQLRRPSDRELSEPMEFQYLPDTDDRHRIEEKRKRTYETFRSIMKKSPFNGPTDPRPPARRIAVPSRSSASIPKPAPQPYPFTPSLSTINFEEFPPMIFSSGQIPSQAPAPVLAPAPAPAPAMASTLAPAPASTPAMASALAPAPAPAPAMASALAQAPTPGPVLAPSPAQAVGPPAPKTAQAGEGTLTEALLQLQFDADEDLGALLGHSTDPAVFTDLASVDNSEFQQLLNQGVSMAPHAAEPMLMEYPEAITRLVTGSQRAPDPVPAPLGASGLANGLLSGDEDFSSIADMDFSALLSQISS